One genomic window of Solanum dulcamara chromosome 12, daSolDulc1.2, whole genome shotgun sequence includes the following:
- the LOC129876699 gene encoding uncharacterized protein LOC129876699: MFDYYRKNRTNKIHLFSVLSFALIIFIVTFSDSLISNFSSSHSIAFVSKPSSQQPLKSTFVQKSFISKKQKVIKEEEVEDHVNLVTPFNLTVEQRISWFKKKLPEFSILKSSRLSRQFNSRVNKFLISRNCRVQFFMTWISPANSFGRREFFALETLFKSHPKGCLIILSRTLDTPRGVRILSPFTQLGYNVVAITPELSFLFNRTPVESWFDDLKKGNKDPGEIPLAQNLSNLIRLAVLYKYGGVYLDTDFIILRDISRLRNSIGAQSVSTNGNWTRLNNAVLIFDKKHPLLYKFMEEFALSFDGNKWGQNGPYLVSRVVERLTMTSVGKNQLNFTILPPISFYPVDWIRIPGFFMKLNTRTHSRWIDAKLLQLSGKTYGVHLWNKQSSRMKIEQGSIIGRLISDHCLFCKDIYTC, translated from the coding sequence ATGTTTGATTACTACAGAAAAAACAGAACAAacaaaattcatcttttttctgttctttcttttgctttgattatttttattgtcACTTTCTCTGATAGTCTCATATCTAATTTTTCTTCATCTCATTCAATTGCTTTTGTATCAAAACCAAGTTCACAACAGCCATTGAAATCAACTTTTGTAcaaaaatcatttatttcaaAGAAGCAAAAAGTaatcaaagaagaagaagttgaaGATCATGTGAATTTAGTGACTCCTTTTAATCTCACAGTGGAACAGAGAATTTCTTGGTTCAAGAAAAAATTGCCTGAATTTAGTATATTGAAGTCATCAAGATTGTCAAGACAGTTCAACAGTAGAGTAAATAAGTTTCTAATTTCAAGAAATTGCAGAGTTCAGTTCTTCATGACATGGATTTCCCCTGCAAATTCTTTTGGAAGGAGGGAATTTTTCGCATTGGAGACTCTATTTAAATCTCATCCAAAAGGGTGTTTGATAATTCTATCTCGAACTCTGGATACGCCTCGTGGGGTTAGAATCTTGAGTCCTTTTACTCAATTGGGATATAACGTTGTTGCCATTACTCCAGAATTATCTTTTTTGTTCAACAGGACGCCAGTTGAGTCTTGGTTTGATGACCTCAAGAAAGGTAATAAAGACCCTGGTGAAATTCCATTGGCTCAGAATTTATCCAATTTGATAAGACTAGCTGTACTGTACAAGTACGGCGGTGTTTATCTAGACACGGATTTTATCATCCTACGAGATATTTCGAGATTGAGAAACTCTATTGGTGCGCAGAGCGTATCAACAAATGGGAATTGGACTAGATTGAATAATGCAGTATTGATCTTTGATAAGAAGCATCCACTTCTTTACAAGTTTATGGAGGAATTTGCTTTATCTTTTGATGGAAATAAATGGGGACAAAATGGACCCTATTTGGTTTCAAGAGTAGTAGAGAGATTGACGATGACCTCTGTAGGGAAAAATCAACTCAATTTCACTATATTGCCACCAATATCATTTTATCCAGTTGATTGGATTCGAATTCCCGGATTCTTCATGAAATTAAATACAAGAACTCATTCAAGATGGATAGATGCAAAATTGTTACAACTTAGTGGGAAAACTTATGGAGTTCATCTTTGGAACAAGCAGAGTAGTAGAATGAAAATTGAACAAGGAAGTATTATAGGGAGATTAATTTCTGATCATTGTTTGTTTTGTAAAGATATTTACACTTGTTAA
- the LOC129877754 gene encoding putative serine/threonine-protein kinase: MGFSCFGSFRQCKDNRGTQVQGLEIATNNVKLFSYNSLRSATENFHPSKKIGGGGFGVVYKGVLRDGRTVAIKCLSAESKQGTSELLTEINMISNTRHPNLVQLIGCCIEGGNRILVYEYLENNSLASALLGSKGKRVPLYWTRRAAICLGTASGLAFLHEEAEPPIVHRDIKASNVLIDENLHPKIGDFGLAKLFPDNITHVSTRVAGTIGYLAPEYALLGQLTKKADVYSFGVLVLEIVSGSSSSNAAFGEDLLMLVEWAWKLREEGRLLDLVDPELTEYPEAEVLRFIKVALFCIQSAYNQRPNMKQVIKMLSKEVKLNEKLLTEPGVYRPHSSKQSSYGSNLTTSSKGKKGEKSTNHFATTDFHSFQSVSEVIPR, from the exons ATGGGTTTTAGTTGTTTTGGTTCTTTTCGGCAGTGCAAGGACAACAGAGGAACTCAGGTACAAG GATTAGAGATTGCCACCAACAATGTGAAACTGTTTTCTTATAACTCGTTGAGATCAGCAACGGAGAATTTCCATCCATCGAAGAAAATAGGAGGAGGTGGTTTTGGAGTTGTCTATAAG GGGGTTTTGAGGGATGGAAGGACTGTTGCTATCAAATGTCTTTCCGCTGAATCAAAACAAGGGACCAGTGAATTGTTGACAGAGAttaatatgatttcaaatacCCGACATCCAAATCTTGTTCAGTTGATTGGTTGTTGCATAGAAGGTGGCAATAGAATATTGGTGTATGAATACTTGGAGAATAACAGCCTTGCCAGTGCTTTACTAG GTTCTAAAGGGAAACGTGTCCCATTATACTGGACCAGGAGAGCTGCTATATGTTTGGGTACAGCATCAGGTCTAGCGTTTCTTCATGAGGAAGCAGAACCACCAATTGTTCATCGGGATATTAAGGCTAGTAATGTCCTTATTGATGAAAATCTTCATCCtaaaattggagattttggactCGCGAAGCTTTTCCCTGATAATATCACTCATGTTAGTACTCGAGTGGCTGGAACAAT AGGATACCTTGCTCCCGAGTATGCCTTGTTAGGACAGCTCACAAAAAAGGCTGATGTCTATAGTTTCGGAGTTCTTGTTCTCGAAATTGTAAGTGGCAGTAGCAGTAGCAATGCAGCATTTGGAGAAGATCTCTTGATGCTAGTGGAATGG GCATGGAAACTTAGAGAAGAAGGGAGGCTTCTAGATCTTGTTGATCCAGAGCTGACAGAGTATCCAGAAGCCGAAGTGCTGCGTTTCATCAAAGTTGCTCTCTTTTGTATTCAATCTGCTTATAACCAAAGACCTAACATGAAGCAAGTGATTAAAATGCTGTCTAAAGAAGTCAAGCTAAATGAGAAGTTGTTAACTGAGCCAGGAGTCTACAGACCACATAGCTCTAAACAATCGAGTTATGGTAGTAACCTTACTACATCCTCCAAGGGAAAGAAAGGCGAAAAATCCACAAATCATTTTGCAACAACAGATTTCCATAGTTTTCAGAGTGTATCCGAGGTGATACCAAGATAA